TTCGACCTTGATCTCGTCAAGCTCGTGAAGAATGCGGTTGGTATCCCCGTggtttcttcctctggaGCCGGCAGTCCTGCAGACTTTGAGGAGGTGTTCAGGGAAACTGGTACAGAAGCAGCGTTGGCGGCTGGTATCTTCCACAGGGGTGAGGTTGGAATTGACGAAGTCAAGGGATGGCTGGAAAGCAAGGAAATGGCTGTTAGGAGGACGGCTTTGCCAACCGTGTAGAGCGGTAAATGAGAGTGATAGAGCATTTAGATCTTTTAGCAAGATTACATTATCTTTTTGGCATAGGGCAACTTTGGCATCGATGCACAGCTTGCAATAGTACTGTTACCTCCATCGGCAATCATTTTTTTCCAGCTGTTTTGTTATACAAATGTCTTGTGGAAAGTTATCTGATGTACGTGCCTTGCATGGCATGGGTGTTAGGGACATAATGCATTAGTATAGTCGTTACTCTGCAGGACCAGCCAGACAGTTGGCGGGCAAGTAAGAAACGACAGAGCATGACAACAGGAATAGATTCCACAAGGCCAGCCGCTGCAGTAGTGTTAAAGATGCACAAGACCAAAATATATTATATCGGAACTATCATATCATCAAAGGTCCTTATAAAAAAGTTTCATTCTATAATTCTTCTCTTACTTTTTCTCTGTGGGAAGCGAAAAGGAGCGTCAACGAAATTTTGTTCATTGGTTTCAAACAAGGCATTTAACCAACAATGACTCACTGCCAACGACTTTGACAAGCGCCGACCTTAATCCCTGTCCAGCCTTTTCTACTTCTTTCTTACTCCACACAGCACTGATACAAATTTTCAAACTAGGTTCAGGTTCAAAGATCTCTTGTCCTCTCAAGCGTCTAGCGCGAGTGACAAGCACGCCGTGAGAGTTGAGAGCTTCGTCGACAACATCTTGCAAaagtctttcttcctcctccatcgtCGGAGGGGGATTGAGCAAGAAAATGTGTATGAGTGCAGAACAGGGGTGGGAAGGAATAGAAATGATGGCATCCTTGTTGGGTTTGTCACCTTCCTCACTAGGTTCGAGGCGGGCAAGCTGTTGGCGGAAGATGGCAACATTGGTTTGAAGAGTAGACAGGAGCTGGGGTTGAGAAGCGAGAACGTTGACAGCGTGGGTTGCGGTGGTAGCGAGCATAGAGGGGAGGGATGCAGAGAAGACTGATGCGGATGAGTTGATACGTTGGTGAACACAGACGACCTTGGAGCCTGCGCAGAAACCACCACCGGTGGCAAGGCCACTGGCCATGGAACCAAGAAGAATGTCGACCTCGGCAGCCTAAATAAACGGATTAGTATAAATCGCGTTGGCGGACGGCACAGGGCTTACGGGGATACCATAGTATTCGGTAATACCTTTACCATGCTGCCCGACCATTCCAAAGGACTGAGACTCGTCGAGGATGAGTCGGTACTTGTACTTTTTCTTGAGCTCAATCTACTCAAATCGTCAGCTCCGCCGACGTTGTACTAGATGGTGTGGACTTACTACTTTAGGCAGATCAAGCATCATACCGTCATTCTCAAAAATACCTTCAGCAACGATAAACATCTTGGTCAACTTGGCGCCCTTGCGTTTTCGTTCTTTGTCGACATTCTGCAAAACGCGCTCAAGATCCTTCATATCGCCGTGGGCATACCATTTGATCTGACATCGAGAAAGCTGAAGACCCTTGTGAATGGCAAAGTTAACACCGCGGTCGGCGACGATAATGTCGCCTCGCTTGGCAAAGGCCGGGATGACGGAGGAAATGAGGGAGAACGACTGGGAGTAGATGATGGCGGATTCGGTACCAAGGAATTCGGCAACGCGCGTTTCGAATTGCTGATGCACATctgagaaaaaaaatcaaattAATTCAACTCTGTCATATGAGGCAAGTGACTCACCGATGGTACCATAGAAGCCTGAAGGACCACAGGTACCCACACCATATTCCTTGAGCGTGTCAATGGcaacctccttcatcttgtcGTCTTCAACAAATCCAACCCAATCGGGAATAGCCATGTTCAGCACCTATGACGAGAGATTAAGCACGAACTCTTCTTTGCAGCCTTGAAAAAGAGACGTACAGTTTTACCGTTAGGAGAGAGCTTTACACGGGCACCATTAGGACCATAGATGACGGGAACACTTTCAAGGGTGAATGAATCGATCTCGGCAGGTTCATCGATAAGAGGTTGGGGTTGGAAGTCGTCCACGAGCTCGTCGATTTCCTAAAgacccaaaaaaaaaaggaaaaaaaaaaaagaaaagacaaCCAGATAAGCACAATATTAACGACGCGCGCCCGCGCCTTGATCCCGCCGGCTGCGAATCGAAGCGGCGCCTTCAAAAGCTCACCTTTTCTGTAAGCTTGATAAAGCTCTTGCCTTCCTCGTCGCCTCTTGTCCTGCCCTTCAACAACGTCCTCAGAGCAAACGCCACGAGCAAGACTTCCAGTAAACTTCTCCACGGGTCGTTCTGGTAGGACGACTTAATGTACcggaggatgatgggggAGCCGGGGACCTTGTGGAAGAGGCTCTGGAGGGTGtagaggagggaggagagggcgccgagaagggggaggagggccGCCGGTATTTCTGTGGGGACGGGCTGCTCGGTGGACATGGTGGCTGGGGCGGGAAAAGCGCAGAGACGGAAACAACAAGAAAGTGCACGGACGCGACCGAGGCGACGCGGGCATGGGCGCACGCAACCGCCACGCTCGGGGTTTGTCAGCAAAGTTACGTAACTGCACTTATTACGTGTACACATGGACCATCATCTGGCACGTCGGGTCTGGTTGGGGGCATGCATTTCTTCCCTAATACAAGCAAATATCACAAATATCAAAAAAGAATGTTTTGAGTTTACTCTCCTCGGCCGGAGCGCAGGTTTTAGTTTCCCAGAACACCATCGCGCAATATTCCAAATGGTTTATAACTACATCAACCCTTCTACGCATCCCATCCACTAATTCCTTCCTCGAACACACCGCATGTAGACAACACAACTTCTTACGAAGTCATGTAAGTGGCGGGATCGACAGTCTCAGGCAAAGTGGGAATAGCAACGGTGAATCGTTCCTGGATCTTTTGGAGGACCTCTTGGTCGGCGTCGCTAGAGACAAAGGAGATGGCAAGACCCTTGGTACCGAATCGACCAGCACGACCGACACGGTGGAGGTAAGAGTCGGCATCTGCGGGAGCGTCCTATTTCAAGTGTCAGCGCGCAGCCAAGCAAAGAGCAAGTCACACATACATAGTTGATGACAACGTTCACTCGCTCAACATCGATACCTCGACCGAAAATGTCAGTAGCAACGAGGATTCGCTTCTCAAAAGCCTTGAACTGTTGGAATCGAGAAATTCTATAAAACCGCTTAGCCGACTGAATAATCCCACATAATCATAAAAAACTCACCGTTCGGCTTGCTGAAGACCAGAGTGGATACAGATGGAGGGGAAGTTGCACTCTTGCAAGAGAGCGTCGAGCTGAGTAGCACGTTGAACAGACTTGACAAAGATGCAGACCTGGTTGAATTCGAGATTGTCCAACAAGTCGTTGAGCTTCCtgttcttctccctctcctcgaGCTTGAGGTAGAATTGTTGAAGACCGTGGAGAGTCAACTTGGTCTCGTCATCCACGTAAATTTCAAGAGGCTGCGACATATAAATCAGCTTGCTACGCAAAAATACTAATATGATCTCACGCTTTGCATAAACTTTTTGCAAGTAGCTCGGATGTCCTTGGAAAGGGTGGCAGAGAACATCATAACCTGCTTGTGGTGAGGGGTGGCTCGGAAAATTTCCTGAACGTCTCGTCGCATATCTGTTAGATTTTAATGTGGAAATGtcaagaaaagagaatgtAATCGCCATAGTGATTGTGTTGATGAGCCGATTGattggagatggatgaaggaaggcgagtcggaaaaaaaaataaatcATCGTAAGCATACGTCCAACATGTCCAGTCTAAATTCGGCTCTGGAATTTCGCATCGTAAAACGCGCAAGCAAGGTCGGGTAAAAGAGAATTGCCGTATCACGCCTCTCCTTGAAAGGGTCACGGGCATTTTGACAGGATTCGAATCTTCCCTACTCTAGCACCTCGGCTCCCTCCCTGTTAGACACAACGCCACACTTCTCCTACTTCACATCCGCCAGAGCGTAGGAGCAGAGTGCTGAAACCGCCGGGCGATGACGCAACCGAAATGCCCCATCGCGCATTAAAGCGGTCTTGCCGTATTGCCTTGCAATCGAAGACGGGTGCTTTtcaaaaaggtcaagaaaGGGAGCGCATGACTAACCAAGTTGTTCGAGCATCTTGTCGCACTCGTCAAGAACAAAGTGCTTGACCTTACTGGCGTTGAGCTTCTTGTCACGGACGAGGGCCATAGTTCGGCCAGGGGTGCCAACAACAATGTGAGGG
This DNA window, taken from Cryptococcus deuterogattii R265 chromosome 3, complete sequence, encodes the following:
- a CDS encoding ATP-dependent RNA helicase SUB2, with translation MSRPDEEELVDYDEAAEEILPPAPAAETNGDKADGDKKGSYVGIHSTGFRDFLLKPELLRAISDLGFEHPSEVQQECIPQAILGTDVLCQAKSGMGKTAVFVLAALQQIEPVDGEVSIIILCHTRELAYQIKNEFTRFSKFMTNVRTGVFYGGTPISADQEILANKEKCPHIVVGTPGRTMALVRDKKLNASKVKHFVLDECDKMLEQLDMRRDVQEIFRATPHHKQVMMFSATLSKDIRATCKKFMQSPLEIYVDDETKLTLHGLQQFYLKLEEREKNRKLNDLLDNLEFNQVCIFVKSVQRATQLDALLQECNFPSICIHSGLQQAERISRFQQFKAFEKRILVATDIFGRGIDVERVNVVINYDAPADADSYLHRVGRAGRFGTKGLAISFVSSDADQEVLQKIQERFTVAIPTLPETVDPATYMTS
- a CDS encoding serine palmitoyltransferase — its product is MSTEQPVPTEIPAALLPLLGALSSLLYTLQSLFHKVPGSPIILRYIKSSYQNDPWRSLLEVLLVAFALRTLLKGRTRGDEEGKSFIKLTEKEIDELVDDFQPQPLIDEPAEIDSFTLESVPVIYGPNGARVKLSPNGKTVLNMAIPDWVGFVEDDKMKEVAIDTLKEYGVGTCGPSGFYGTIDVHQQFETRVAEFLGTESAIIYSQSFSLISSVIPAFAKRGDIIVADRGVNFAIHKGLQLSRCQIKWYAHGDMKDLERVLQNVDKERKRKGAKLTKMFIVAEGIFENDGMMLDLPKVIELKKKYKYRLILDESQSFGMVGQHGKGITEYYGIPAAEVDILLGSMASGLATGGGFCAGSKVVCVHQRINSSASVFSASLPSMLATTATHAVNVLASQPQLLSTLQTNVAIFRQQLARLEPSEEGDKPNKDAIISIPSHPCSALIHIFLLNPPPTMEEEERLLQDVVDEALNSHGVLVTRARRLRGQEIFEPEPSLKICISAVWSKKEVEKAGQGLRSALVKVVGKKK